In Gossypium hirsutum isolate 1008001.06 chromosome D01, Gossypium_hirsutum_v2.1, whole genome shotgun sequence, the genomic window ATTTTACAGTACCCAActacttcaaatttcaaatttgtagTTAGCAGCttagtttaatgaaattttaccaATAAGAACACTCTATCATTGTAGTTTTTCTGAAACAGAAATGCTTCTCAAGCTGCTGATATGAATTTTCCACTTTTTgggaaatcttttttttttcttgggatTTTTACCAATTAACTTTTCAATGTATTTGATGAACCAGATGTTTTCTCCTACCCTTCTAACAGCATTGTATAATTCCTCTTAGTACACGGATCATGCATGAGATTTAGTCCATCAATATTTATTGGTCAGATAAACTTTGAGAAATCAGTTCAAAAAGTTGAATATACTTTCAAGTGTCCCAGATCATTACTACAGCGATCACCCCAACACCTAACAAGACAGACAAGAACTTGTGATGGGGTCTGTTGACTGAAACCGTCTTCTGGGGTGCGTAGCCTTTAGCCAGCAGATGGTTTATCGATACGTAGATGAACACTCCACAGGCTAACCCCATTGATATGGCAAAGATCCAGTCTGCTACAGCACCCTGAGTTGTGGCATCTATTACGATCCCAATGGCTACCCCAACAGGACTTGAAATGGCAAATGCAAATGCATAGGCGATGCACGACAACAATGGACGATCCGGGATCATTCGGAGCAGTGCTATCCCCATTGCGATCGCCGCAAATATCTTGTGCAAGGAGATTGTCCACAAGGCTTTCCAAGCATCAGCTTCAGTTTCTGCAACTCCAATTGCTATGCCCTCAAAGACCGAATGGAAGCACAATGCAACGATCAACAGAACGCTATCCCCGAAAGAACTTGCAGATGTGAGAGATGAAGACTGCGCACATGTCGTATCAGTGCCATTACCAACCTAGAAAAcgcacaaaattctctaaaatataaacataaatcagTTCTAAAAGGTGGAACAGTTGTTCAGGCTATTTAGCTTACTGGTGGATCGCCTTGACCATGAGGATTCGTTTTGCTCCGCTCAGCCCCTGTAATTCATTTCAGAGAGTAAATTATGAGGTAAGAAAATGAATTGTCCCCACTTTAGGTCTCTTGGTATCTACTTTCGATTTTAGTCAAACAATAGAAATGAAACAATTAGTAAAATTACAACGTTCCAAGTCGGCTGTCTAAGGTAACCTGTTTCTATTATTGGACGTAGGGTTGATTCCATTTCTTTGAAGGTTATATTTTCCCCATTGTATATGTCGATATGCAAAAGGGTTGACAATACAGCAAATTATATCGACGAAAAAGTCTACTATGAATAGAGTAATATGTTGCAGTAATATCAATTTCAATAGATATAAATAGTGATTTTAATCCATTAGTGCTCGTAACTTTTGGCTGAAAAAACTAGTagaacattaaatattttaaagaactTCCCACAACTACTTATAACTACCAAAAGTTGCATAGTTTACAAGCAAATTCTATTGCTTTAGTCCTAAAGTATTACCCAAACAGAAATCCCAGACTTTGAAAGCAACCAAAATGGTTGCTCATCTTTTCCGATGCCTTTTTTTATCTGACAAGTTAATCAAACAAGACAAGACATGTGAAATTTTCTTGTCTCACTTACCagatattatttatacttaatataGATTTCTTTATTACGTGGGTCCTGAATTAACTTTGGATTCATCGTCTTCTATCCCATGAACTGGAATTCCAAACCAAGCTGGATCTCTTCTCAATTTCCCATAATTTCTCCAATTCTTAAAGAAACACACAATTACGGCAAcgcaaaaatttaaaattcatgaaAGAGAATAATATGAAAACGTTTGCTTACCTTGAAGCTCCAAATCACCATTGTTACATGAATTCTTCCCTTTCCCGTACACATAAGAAATCACACAATCAGCTAGCATAGTCAACAAATATCCAGCACATGCCAACATAAAGGCTAAAGGGTATTCTTTAGTCGTCAAGTCTCCAAAAGTTTCATTCGCATCACTCAAGAAATGCATCATGGCTGTCCCAAGAAAAACCCCACCGGCGAACTGTGTTCCCAGCACCAAAAAACCCTGGTTCCACTTTAGAAAATAGGGTGACACACCACCTACGAACGTCCCTACAAACACTAGAATCAAGCACCATACCTTGACCAGAATCAAGGATTTGGATCGTAGGTCATGAGGTTCATTCCTTTCACCTGCcttgtcatcatcatcatcatcaccgtCAGCATGACTGCCCCCGTGGCAGGTGACAGAGATGAAAAGAGAGAggtagagaaagaagaaaaagagaaaacgtGAGAGCTTCATTGAGAGACTGTGCTTGAATTCAGTTTTTTACGGTTATATAGAAACTAAAAAGAGATGGATAAAAGGGAGGGTTTTCTCATTGTTGTACTGCAAAATACAACGGGAAGTACGAGGACGTAGTTGACGTAATGAGGGTAAACTAGTCTgagttttggtcatttaattaaaaataattataatttgaggtccttaaattatttaaaaatttttatttaagtcactaaattatttaaaaattttatttacgtTGCtagactattaatttttttttaaagttctgcCAGCGAATTTCAAATGATGATTCAACTATTGTTATAGTAGATCTATATTTATCAACAAGTAGAAGAACAAATATTAGGTCCATATCGATTTGACGGTCAATGTTGAAGATTGGagaaaaaattgtttaaattttgattaataaattcattatattcaaagctatttcatgaaaaaaattgaactataaaaaaaattaattgtagaaagtgcaaacaaaaaaaatcatataacatttattttaatagcttattaatttaaatgaaaacttttaaaaaatacaatttcactaattgaaatgataaaacaaaaatttacctaTTAATGACTAATGGTAATAATCAATAATGGCAATAAAACAACACAATGCTCTTTTCTAGATATATTTTCACAGTGGATTTGTCAGTAATCTAGGATTATCCATCATTGATGATCGTAACTCATGTCATGGGAAGTAGATATTTGAATTAAGAAGCAAAATAAGTAAAAGGAAAGGATCAGCAATggaatatttgatttttataattagcAATGATCGGCGTAATGGTAAAAGGTTAAAAGAAATGATGGCGTGCCGTTGGCTGTGGAAGGAAAGCAACATGACCCGCTGTGATTAAAAACACACAAGTCAATCAAAGTCAAGTAGGATCCACCTTTCCAATTTGCTTTGCCGTGAAGTTGGGTCCGACCGCGTAGACTTCACCGTTCATACTTCGAAGTCGTTGGCTAAGAGTGATGTGTGAACCAACCATAGGACGGCCATTTGCATCAATATGTCAATCCCTCAGCTTAGGGTGCGTAGAAAAGTAGAAGtagaatgataaatttaaaaactaaattaaatatgtattttacaaggctttctcatttttttatttttcttttatttttgtaactctataaagaaaataatttaatgataaatctaatcattaatatttacatattttgttaaaatgactctaattatatttttaaatctttttttaccagcaacatttttttttcaatctaatttttttaacaattttaataaaagtATCATTAGAAAGTTAACggaatgatatgaaattttatgtgaaatatttttaattagatgTAATTCACTAGTTAAATaacccaataagataattacatgtgaaaaataataaaataaataatacattaaatttaaaaaaaagtattaatttaaagaaaataaacattaataaacaaacgtacaaaaaaattaaaactttaaacttattcattaaatctgttaaaatatgcaatttgaaaaaaaatcaaaagttgaTGGTCAAAAAagactcaaaaatacaattaagaccattttgacaaaacatgcaaacactagtggccaaatttatcattaaaccaaaaaaattaccTTATCCTTTCCATTTTTTCCTAACAAGCATACAaatgaatttatataaattttttttttcatcttttcaattttttctacCCTACCAAGCAAATCCTTTGAGATAGAGTAACAGAATATTGCAAGAAAGAAAACCCTTAAAATCAGCTGTGGAGTGTAAGCTTGCCTACATCTcggcaaaaagaaagaaaaaaaaagtcatttggTCAGACATTTAAATGATGCAGTTCATCAATTTAATTTATGATCTTCATCAGAAAATGGCTTCTTTACTGGCAAAATTGGAGGGGTGGAAACTGGATTGTCTTTCAAATTCTTCAGATTCATCCTGCAGAATGATTTCTGAAAATCCAGAACCATCAACTATACATAACTCCATCCTATGATTTCTGAAATCCACAATCATCGACTATACATGATCCTCTACTCATCTCCAC contains:
- the LOC107922199 gene encoding zinc transporter 11 isoform X1 produces the protein MKLSRFLFFFFLYLSLFISVTCHGGSHADGDDDDDDKAGERNEPHDLRSKSLILVKVWCLILVFVGTFVGGVSPYFLKWNQGFLVLGTQFAGGVFLGTAMMHFLSDANETFGDLTTKEYPLAFMLACAGYLLTMLADCVISYVYGKGKNSCNNGDLELQGAERSKTNPHGQGDPPVGNGTDTTCAQSSSLTSASSFGDSVLLIVALCFHSVFEGIAIGVAETEADAWKALWTISLHKIFAAIAMGIALLRMIPDRPLLSCIAYAFAFAISSPVGVAIGIVIDATTQGAVADWIFAISMGLACGVFIYVSINHLLAKGYAPQKTVSVNRPHHKFLSVLLGVGVIAVVMIWDT
- the LOC107922199 gene encoding zinc transporter 11 isoform X2, with protein sequence MKLSRFLFFFFLYLSLFISVTCHGGSHADGDDDDDDKAGERNEPHDLRSKSLILVKVWCLILVFVGTFVGGVSPYFLKWNQGFLVLGTQFAGGVFLGTAMMHFLSDANETFGDLTTKEYPLAFMLACAGYLLTMLADCVISYVYGKGKNSCNNGDLELQGAERSKTNPHGQGDPPSSSLTSASSFGDSVLLIVALCFHSVFEGIAIGVAETEADAWKALWTISLHKIFAAIAMGIALLRMIPDRPLLSCIAYAFAFAISSPVGVAIGIVIDATTQGAVADWIFAISMGLACGVFIYVSINHLLAKGYAPQKTVSVNRPHHKFLSVLLGVGVIAVVMIWDT